The Zingiber officinale cultivar Zhangliang chromosome 9A, Zo_v1.1, whole genome shotgun sequence genome window below encodes:
- the LOC122018992 gene encoding tubulin beta chain-like codes for MREILHIQGGQCGNQIGAKFWEVICDEHGIDGTGKYTGDTDLQLERINVYYNEASGGRYVPRAVLMDLEPGTMDSVRSGPFGQVFRPDNFVFGQSGAGNNWAKGHYTEGAELIDSVLDVVRKEAENCDCLQGFQVCHSLGGGTGSGMGTLLISKIREEYPDRMMLTFSVFPSPKVSDTVVEPYNATLSVHQLVENADECMVLDNEALYDICFRTLKLANPTFGDLNHLISATMSGVTCCLRFPGQLNSDLRKLAVNLIPFPRLHFFMVGFAPLTSRGSQQYRALTVPELTQQMWDAKNMMCAADPRHGRYLTASAMFRGKMSTKEVDEQMLNVQNKNSSYFVEWIPNNVKSSVCDIPPKGLKMASTFIGNSTSIQEMFRRVSEQFTAMFRRKAFLHWYTGEGMDEMEFTEAESNMNDLVAEYQQYQDATAEEEYEEEEEEEEAAE; via the exons ATGAGAGAGATCCTCCACATACAGGGCGGGCAGTGCGGGAACCAGATCGGGGCCAAGTTCTGGGAGGTGATCTGCGACGAGCACGGTATTGATGGCACCGGCAAGTACACCGGTGACACCGACCTCCAGCTCGAGAGGATCAATGTGTACTATAACGAGGCCAGCGGCGGCCGCTATGTTCCCCGTGCCGTGCTCATGGATCTCGAGCCTGGAACCATGGATTCTGTCAGATCTGGGCCATTTGGCCAGGTCTTCCGCCCCGACAACTTCGTGTTCGGACAGTCTGGGGCGGGGAACAATTGGGCCAAAGGTCACTACACTGAGGGCGCCGAGCTCATCGATTCTGTCCTCGACGTTGTGAGAAAGGAAGCGGAGAACTGCGACTGCCTGCAAG GCTTCCAAGTTTGCCACTCCTTGGGAGGAGGAACTGGGTCTGGCATGGGCACTCTTCTGATCTCTAAGATCAGGGAGGAATATCCTGATAGAATGATGTTAACCTTCTCTGTTTTCCCATCACCGAAGGTGTCTGATACAGTTGTAGAACCATACAATGCCACTCTTTCAGTTCATCAACTTGTTGAGAATGCTGATGAGTGCATGGTCCTTGACAATGAAGCACTGTATGATATCTGTTTTCGCACTTTAAAGCTTGCAAATCCTACAT TTGGTGACTTGAATCACCTTATCTCTGCTACAATGAGTGGGGTCACATGCTGCCTTCGTTTCCCTGGGCAGCTCAATTCTGACCTCAGGAAACTTGCAGTAAACCTCATCCCTTTCCCACGCCTCCATTTCTTCATGGTAGGGTTTGCACCCTTGACCTCAAGGGGATCACAGCAATATAGGGCTCTGACAGTTCCTGAATTGACCCAACAAATGTGGGACGCCAAGAACATGATGTGTGCTGCTGATCCGCGACATGGCCGCTACTTGACTGCCTCAGCAATGTTCCGTGGGAAGATGAGCACCAAGGAAGTTGATGAGCAAATGCTCAATGTTCAGAACAAGAACTCATCCTACTTTGTGGAGTGGATTCCAAACAATGTCAAATCTAGCGTCTGTGACATTCCACCTAAGGGACTGAAGATGGCTTCCACTTTTATTGGCAACTCAACGTCCATCCAAGAGATGTTTAGGAGGGTTAGTGAGCAATTCACGGCGATGTTCAGGAGAAAGGCTTTCTTACACTGGTACACTGGTGAGGGTATGGATGAGATGGAATTTACCGAGGCTGAGAGCAACATGAATGATCTGGTGGCCGAGTACCAGCAGTATCAAGATGCAACAGCAGAAGAGGAgtatgaagaagaggaagaggaagaggaagctgCTGAATAA